One window of Equus caballus isolate H_3958 breed thoroughbred chromosome 3, TB-T2T, whole genome shotgun sequence genomic DNA carries:
- the GABARAPL2 gene encoding gamma-aminobutyric acid receptor-associated protein-like 2: MKWMFKEDHSLEHRCVESAKIRAKYPDRVPVIVEKVSGSQIVDIDKRKYLVPSDITVAQFMWIIRKRIQLPSEKAIFLFVDKTVPQSSLTMGQLYEKEKDEDGFLYVAYSGENTFGF; the protein is encoded by the exons ATGAAGTGGATGTTCAAGGAGGACCACTCGCTGG AACACAGATGCGTGGAATCTGCGAAGATCCGGGCGAAATATCCTGACCGGGTTCCG GTGATTGTGGAAAAAGTCTCAGGCTCTCAAATTGTTGACATTGACAAACGGAAGTATCTAGTTCCATCTGACATCACTGTGGCTCAGTTCATGTGGATCATCAGGAAAAGGATCCAGCTTCCTTCTGAAAAGGCAATCTTCCTGTTTGTGGATAAGACAGTCCCacagtccag cctAACTATGGGACAGCTTTAcgagaaggaaaaagatgaagatgGATTCTTGTATGTGGCCTACAGTGGAGAGAACACTTTTGGCTTCTGA
- the TMEM231 gene encoding transmembrane protein 231 isoform X2: MALYELYSHPAERGYRAGLCSKAALFLLLAAALTYIPPLLVAFRSHGFWLKRSSYEEQPTVHFQHQVLLVALLGSERDGFLAWSTFPAFNRLQGDHLRVPLVSTREEDRNQDGKMDVLHFKLELPLQSTEHVVAVQLILTFSYQLHVSVINGTSPFACDYDLTHIIAAYQARNVTTILTDANPIWLVGRAAEAPFVINAVIRYPAEVISYLPGFWEMIKFAWIQYVSILLIFLWVFERIKRFVFQNQVVTTVPVTAMPQGELYKEHLS, from the exons ATGGCGCTCTACGAGCTCTACTCCCACCCGGCCGAGCGCGGTTACCGCGCGGGGCTCTGCTCTAAGGCCGCGCTGTTCCTGCTGCTGGCCGCCGCGCTCACCTACATCCCGCCGCTGCTAGTGGCCTTCCGGAGCCACG GGTTTTGGCTGAAGCGGAGCAGCTACGAGGAGCAGCCGACTGTGCACTTCCAGCACCAGGTGCTGCTCGTGGCCCTGCTGGGATCCGAGCGCGACGGCTTTCTCGCCTGGAGCACGTTCCCCGCCTTCAACCGGCTGCAGGGGGATCACCTGCGCGTCCCGCTCGTTTCG ACTagagaagaagacagaaaccAGGATGGGAAGATGGACGTGTTACATTTTAAACTGGAGCTACCCCTGCAGTCCACGGAGCACGTTGTTGCTGTGCAGCTCATCTTGACTTTCTCCTACCAATTGCAC GTGTCGGTAATCAACGGGACCAGCCCTTTTGCCTGTGACTATGACCTCACCCACATCATTGCTGCTTACCAGGCAAGGAATG TAACCACCATCCTGACTGACGCCAACCCCATCTGGCTGGTGGGAAGGGCTGCTGAAGCTCCGTTTGTGATTAATGCTGTCATTCGTTATCCCGCGGAAGTCATTTC TTATCTACCAGGATTCTGGGAAATGATCAAGTTTGCCTGGATCCAATATGTCAGTATCCTGCTTATCTTCCTCTGGGTATTTGAAAGAATCAAAAGATTTGTGTTTCAAAATCAGGTGGTCACCACGGTCCCTGTAACAGCAATGCCCCAGGGAGAACTGTATAAGGAGCACTTATCTTAA
- the TMEM231 gene encoding transmembrane protein 231 isoform X1: MALYELYSHPAERGYRAGLCSKAALFLLLAAALTYIPPLLVAFRSHGFWLKRSSYEEQPTVHFQHQVLLVALLGSERDGFLAWSTFPAFNRLQGDHLRVPLVSTREEDRNQDGKMDVLHFKLELPLQSTEHVVAVQLILTFSYQLHRMSTFVMQSMAFLQSSFAVPGSQLYVNGDLRLQQKQPLHYGGLDVRYNVSVINGTSPFACDYDLTHIIAAYQARNVTTILTDANPIWLVGRAAEAPFVINAVIRYPAEVISYLPGFWEMIKFAWIQYVSILLIFLWVFERIKRFVFQNQVVTTVPVTAMPQGELYKEHLS; this comes from the exons ATGGCGCTCTACGAGCTCTACTCCCACCCGGCCGAGCGCGGTTACCGCGCGGGGCTCTGCTCTAAGGCCGCGCTGTTCCTGCTGCTGGCCGCCGCGCTCACCTACATCCCGCCGCTGCTAGTGGCCTTCCGGAGCCACG GGTTTTGGCTGAAGCGGAGCAGCTACGAGGAGCAGCCGACTGTGCACTTCCAGCACCAGGTGCTGCTCGTGGCCCTGCTGGGATCCGAGCGCGACGGCTTTCTCGCCTGGAGCACGTTCCCCGCCTTCAACCGGCTGCAGGGGGATCACCTGCGCGTCCCGCTCGTTTCG ACTagagaagaagacagaaaccAGGATGGGAAGATGGACGTGTTACATTTTAAACTGGAGCTACCCCTGCAGTCCACGGAGCACGTTGTTGCTGTGCAGCTCATCTTGACTTTCTCCTACCAATTGCAC AGGATGTCAACATTCGTGATGCAGAGCATGGCATTTCTCCAATCCTCCTTCGCTGTTCCAGGGTCCCAGTTATATGTGAACGGAGACCTGAGGCTGCAGCAGAAGCAGCCTCTACACTATGGTGGCCTAGATGTTCGATACAAT GTGTCGGTAATCAACGGGACCAGCCCTTTTGCCTGTGACTATGACCTCACCCACATCATTGCTGCTTACCAGGCAAGGAATG TAACCACCATCCTGACTGACGCCAACCCCATCTGGCTGGTGGGAAGGGCTGCTGAAGCTCCGTTTGTGATTAATGCTGTCATTCGTTATCCCGCGGAAGTCATTTC TTATCTACCAGGATTCTGGGAAATGATCAAGTTTGCCTGGATCCAATATGTCAGTATCCTGCTTATCTTCCTCTGGGTATTTGAAAGAATCAAAAGATTTGTGTTTCAAAATCAGGTGGTCACCACGGTCCCTGTAACAGCAATGCCCCAGGGAGAACTGTATAAGGAGCACTTATCTTAA